The Anaerobaca lacustris sequence TCGAACCGCTTATCTGCGTCAAGGGATAGACTTGTCCGGCAGGGGACTGCGTGGTAGAATCTTTTCTTTCGCGGCCGGGAGGCATCGGGCCGCACATCGGCTTTGAAAGAAAGGAGCATCGCCATGCAGACACGCCTGTCACTCAGAACCGCGATCCTTCCCCTCCTGGTGTTTCTCTGCGCCCTGGCGGGTGGCTGCGCATCGGCCGCCGAGCCGTTGGCGACGTTCACGGTCGCGGCAGGTGAGCACACCCGTGTGGACACGCCGGTATCGGCACGGCTGGTCGGGTTGACCGATGTCGCGTCGCTGCGTCTGGAAGAAGTCAAGGGGTCGCAGCGCATCGCCGTGCCGGCCCAGGTCGAGGCCGGTCCGACGGCGAGGCTGTGGTGGATTCTTAGCGGCACGACGCAGCCCGGGCAGAGCCGTGTGTTCGAACTGGTTCGAGGCAAACCTGCTGCAGACGGTCTCGTCACAGCGGTCAAAGGCGACAAGGCCCTCGACCTTCAGATGGGCGGCGCCAACGTCCTGCGCTACAACCACGCCGTTGTCCCGGCCCCGAAGGACATCGGACGGATTCCGGAGGAGCGACGTTCTCTCTACGATCGCAGCGGATTCATTCACCCGCTCTGGTCGCCCGCCGGTTCGGTGCTGACCGAGATCCATCCGGCCGACCACATCCACCACATGGGGCTGTGGATGCCGTGGACGCATACGCAGTTCGAAGGCAAGATGGTTGATTTCTGGAACGTCGGGGGCGGGACCGGGACCGTTCGCTTCGCGAAGTATCTTTCCACGACGGATGGGCCGGTCTTCGGCGGGTTCCAGGTCGAGCAGGAGCACGTGGCCCGCAAGACCAGCAAGGGCCAGCAGGTGATCCTCAACGAGGTCTGGGACGTTCGCGCCTACAACGTGGGCGGGCCGGAGCAGGGCTACTGGCTGATCGATTTCAAATCGACGCAGCGGTGCGTCGCGGATGAACCGCTCATCCAGGACGAATATCGTTACGGCGGGTTCGGCTTCCGCGCCACCTCAAAGTGGAAGGGCGAAACGGCGGCCTACCTGACCAGCGAAGGCAAAGGTCGCGACGGCCATGCTACCCGCGCCCGCTGGTGCGACACCTCCGGCAGGATCGACGAGTGGGAGGGCGTCACGTTCTACAGCCATCCGCAGAATTTCGAGCATCCCGAGCCGATGCGGATCTGGCCGGAGCCCGACAATTACGTCTTCTTCAACTTCTGCCCGTCGCAGGCGGGACCGTGGGAAATGAAACCCGGAGAGGACCACGTCTTCCGTTACCGGATGTACGTGCACCAGGGCAAGGTCGTGGTGGCCGATGCCGAGCGCATCTGGCAGGACTACGCTCATCCGCCGCAGGTGGACGCGAAGTTCAGCCGGCCGGACAACGCGGTCGTCCTGTTCGACGGGACCGATCTCTCGAAGTGGCAGCGTGATGGGGGTGGCGACGCCCCGTGGAAGTTGATCGACGGTGCGATGCAGATCGTTCCGGGCAGCGGCAGCATCGTGACGAAGAAGCCCGTCAGGGACTTCGCGATGCACATCGAGTTCAAGACGCCCAAGCTGCCGCCCGACGTGCGAGACCAGGCGCGCGGCAACAGCGGGGTCTACATCCAGAGACGCTATGAGATCCAGATCCTCGATTCGTACGGCCTGGAACCGAAGTTCAACGAATGCGGGTCGATTTACCGCTTCAGGGCCCCCGACCGCAACGTCTGCAAAGAGCCGGAGCAGTGGCAGAGCTATGACATTCGTTTTCGCGAGGCCCGCTACGACGGCGACACGAAGGTGGCCGATGCCCGCATCACGGTCTACCACAACGGCGTCCTGATCCACGACGACGTGGCGATCCCGAACAAGACGGGCGCCGGACGCCCCGAAGGCCCCGAGCCCCTGCCGATCCTTCTGCAGGACCACGGCAGCGCCGTGAGCTTCCGCAACATCTGGATCGTTCCGCTCGATTCGTAGGTTGTGTGACGGGGTCGGGAGATCTTGATTGTGAACAGGAGCGAATGAATGGTGAAGGGCCGGTTGGTGGCGGTGGCTTTGCTGTGTGCGATGATGAGCGCCGCGCTGTGTGCAGCGCCGGAACCGCCGGCCTTGCGGAGCCGCAGCGACGTGGAGGCGGTCCTTGCGCGGGCTCCGGTTTCTCTGAAGGCCTCGGCCCATCGTCCACTGCGGATTGTGCTGATCGCCGACAAGAAGGACCATGCCGAGCATGAACACGATTACCCGCTGTGGCAGAAACGATGGGCGTTGCTTCTCGGCGGTCCGGCGGCCTCGTCGGAGCAGCAGTTGAATCTGTACGGCCCGCCCGCCTGTTCCCCGGAGGACCACGTGGGGGCTCCTGGTGTGGAGGTGCTTTGCGTTCAGGGTTGGCCCGGCGACGACGTGCTTCGATCCGCCGATGTTCTGGTAGCGTTCTGCTATCTCGAATGGGATGCCGAGAGCCGCAAACGGGTAGGGGACTACCTTCGCAGCGGCGGCGGCTTGGTCCTGCTTCATTCAGCGACGTGGACGAGGCCCGGCCCTTCGGCACAGGTGGCCGATCTTGTGGGAGTTGGCGGTTTCACCCGGTACCGCCACGGTCCGGTCGAGCTGGAGCTGACCGATTCCGGGCACCCGATCTCTTTGGGCTTGCCCCCGAAGATGTCGTTTCTCGACGAAACGTATTGGCCGCCCACGCCGACGATCGACCCGAATCGGGTGACGGTGCTGGCGGTGTGCGCCGAGCGGCAGGGGGGGCCGGAATCTCCGGTCATGGCGCCGCAGCCGATCTTCTGGACGGTTGAGCCGGGTCGCGGCCGGGTCTTCGGATGCGTGCTTGGGCATTATACGTGGACGTTCGATGATCCCTTCTTCCGCATTCTTATCTTACGAGGGCTGGCCTGGGCGGCGGGCGAGTCGCCGTTTCGATTCGATTCGCTCGTCCTTCGTGGAGCGCGGGTCACTCGGCCGTGACGTGCTCGCCGACGCCGGCACTGTCTGCAGGAGTTGTGCCTATGTTACAGAACGGAATGAATCGCCGACGCTTCCTGGGTCGCGCTGCCGGGGCGGTTTCGGCCGGTGTGGCGG is a genomic window containing:
- a CDS encoding ThuA domain-containing protein, with translation MVKGRLVAVALLCAMMSAALCAAPEPPALRSRSDVEAVLARAPVSLKASAHRPLRIVLIADKKDHAEHEHDYPLWQKRWALLLGGPAASSEQQLNLYGPPACSPEDHVGAPGVEVLCVQGWPGDDVLRSADVLVAFCYLEWDAESRKRVGDYLRSGGGLVLLHSATWTRPGPSAQVADLVGVGGFTRYRHGPVELELTDSGHPISLGLPPKMSFLDETYWPPTPTIDPNRVTVLAVCAERQGGPESPVMAPQPIFWTVEPGRGRVFGCVLGHYTWTFDDPFFRILILRGLAWAAGESPFRFDSLVLRGARVTRP
- a CDS encoding DUF6807 family protein → MQTRLSLRTAILPLLVFLCALAGGCASAAEPLATFTVAAGEHTRVDTPVSARLVGLTDVASLRLEEVKGSQRIAVPAQVEAGPTARLWWILSGTTQPGQSRVFELVRGKPAADGLVTAVKGDKALDLQMGGANVLRYNHAVVPAPKDIGRIPEERRSLYDRSGFIHPLWSPAGSVLTEIHPADHIHHMGLWMPWTHTQFEGKMVDFWNVGGGTGTVRFAKYLSTTDGPVFGGFQVEQEHVARKTSKGQQVILNEVWDVRAYNVGGPEQGYWLIDFKSTQRCVADEPLIQDEYRYGGFGFRATSKWKGETAAYLTSEGKGRDGHATRARWCDTSGRIDEWEGVTFYSHPQNFEHPEPMRIWPEPDNYVFFNFCPSQAGPWEMKPGEDHVFRYRMYVHQGKVVVADAERIWQDYAHPPQVDAKFSRPDNAVVLFDGTDLSKWQRDGGGDAPWKLIDGAMQIVPGSGSIVTKKPVRDFAMHIEFKTPKLPPDVRDQARGNSGVYIQRRYEIQILDSYGLEPKFNECGSIYRFRAPDRNVCKEPEQWQSYDIRFREARYDGDTKVADARITVYHNGVLIHDDVAIPNKTGAGRPEGPEPLPILLQDHGSAVSFRNIWIVPLDS